Proteins co-encoded in one Amaranthus tricolor cultivar Red isolate AtriRed21 chromosome 7, ASM2621246v1, whole genome shotgun sequence genomic window:
- the LOC130818336 gene encoding uncharacterized protein LOC130818336, which yields MGNCLKHESQVQWGGEDRPKSFTTSGVDKSAMKVEEEELISSRNGGFSKIKEVKVKITKKELQELLGKMKMRQQGFSPEHVLGQLVKVSVHCESHHRSWRPRLQSIPEL from the coding sequence atgggaaattgCTTAAAACATGAATCCCAAGTTCAATGGGGTGGGGAAGATCGTCCGAAGTCTTTTACGACATCGGGCGTCGATAAATCAGCCATGAAAGTGGAAGAAGAAGAGCTAATAAGCTCCAGAAATGGAGGGTTTTCGAAAATAAAAGAAGTTAAGGTAAAGATAACAAAGAAGGAATTACAAGAATTGTTAGGCAAAATGAAAATGCGACAACAAGGATTTTCTCCAGAACATGTCTTAGGACAGTTGGTCAAAGTTAGTGTTCATTGTGAATCCCATCATAGATCATGGAGACCAAGATTGCAAAGCATTCCCGAACTTTA